AACCTCATCAAAAACATAATCACCAAACATGTTTAAGGCGACAAAGCCGGTCACATATTCCCTAAAACCCGGCCAGCGTCCCATCACTTTATCCGATCTTTGAATAATTTCCTCGTTGAACATCATGCCTTGACCATCACCAATGATACAGATTCTTTCATATTCATTCATATACTCTTCCTGTGTTTTAGGCAGTTTTTCAAGTGCTAACAAATCCAACACCTCCGATGATTATTCAGTCCAAGTCCATTCCAAAAGACTGAAGCAAAGCTTCCGCACTTTCCCTGACTGATGTCTGGCGTTTCATCTCCTGCTCCTGTTGATGCTGTATCTGACTGACCACCACCCCCTCTGCAAGTTTTTTCTCCACATCCAACAGACGCCCGTTGATGTCGGACAAAACCTGTTCCAAACGCTCAAGCTGTTGGTTGATCTTGTCCTCTTCCACGGCCTTCCTGTAAGCAAATTTCAGCATCCGGCGGATCATTTCGCTACGTCCCGATGAACGCACGTTCTTAAACAGGGCAACCAATTCCGCATCTTCGTCCGTCAGTCTGAAAGTGATTTTGAGGGACATGGCTTCTGTCCCCCTTTTTTACATGGCATTTTCTCTTTTCTCAGTCTGCCAGATGGCACGGCCAAGTTTCAGATAACCCAAGGCATTGGCAAACTGGCTGTCCGGGACAAGTTCCAACTGATTGCTCAGCATCTTCTTAAGATATGGGAAATACAATTCCCCTCCACCACCAGCCACAAAGATCATGTCGAGCAAGTCCAGTACATTGTTCCACGATTCCTTAACCCCGTCCGCTATTTTGGTGGACGTATGGACAAGACTTGATTCAATGGTGTCGTCAAAACGGACGGGCTGGCCACGGTAACGGATCATTCCTGTCCGAATGATGCGGTCAATGTATTCCTCAGACAGATCAGACCCGCCCGTTTTCTGCTTGAAAGCCCGCAGAATGTCCCTGTGCAGGTTGACCACACCCTGCACGTCAATCGTGCCGGATAACTCCGGTTTGGGCTTGAAAGAACCGTTTTTCTGTATCTCCACGACAATGAAATCGGTTGTTCTGAAGCCAATGTCAATCAGTCCCACCTTGGCTCCTTCTTCCACCAATTGCGGATAATTGGGAGCAAGCTGGTCAGAATACAACGCACTCATCACCGCTCCGGCTCCCTGTGGAAAAACAATGCACTGTTCCACACTGATCCGCCTTGTCGCCCTGCCCAAAGGCCCGGACACCCATTCCAGTTCGGGATAGACGCCTTCCAAGGTGCGCTTGACCTCTTTAGCCTGCTGTTTGTAAAAGTCCAGCGGCAATCCCGTCACCAGACGCACGACCTGTTGTTCCGGCGGTGTGACCAACTGTATGGCCGCATTCATCATCAGTTTGGTATGTTCATGACGGTAACGATCCTGTTCAAATATACGCACACTGTTTTTGGATTCCTTTTTGGCCAACTCACCCAAGAAAAACTCCTGCCCGTTTACACGGACGTGACACTCTGAAATATCCTGCCCCTGAGAACCAAAAAGCCCCGCCAGTGAGCGGTCATGACCGGCTCCCACCAGCGAGGGAAATAATACCTTCTTTCCACTTGTCGATACGGCCTTCACATACCCATAACCCAAGTCTACTGATACAATTGTCAACTGACGTACCCCCTTGTTAATTGATGTTTTTGTCTGGCCAACTCATACATGATGGCCAGACGGAAATCAAACACATCGCCCAGCTTTTCGTTATTATGGGCGTTGTACCAAACATCGCCGTCTGTATAGACATGGTCAAACAACCGGCTGAGATCACATACCTGTGCTATTATGCTTCCTTTTTTGCTGACAGTCCCGACATTGACCGCATGAATCTGGCAAACATTGATGTGAGTGTAAAAATAAGCTTTGCAGTTATCTTTGTTACGCTCAAACAAACTCACAAATCTATCTTTTAGTTTTTGCCATCTCCGGGGCATCACCCACACACAATCGTCAAGAGGATCAATCTTCTTTAGCCAGATTATGTTTTTTTTGTTTTCCATATAGCTTTTCACCCAAACCCCTTGTCTGTTCTGAAAACGGGATGGAAAAAGATGTTCAGACGACACGTCACTGAAGTGTTTTCCTCCATACATAATGGTGGTGAGTAAGTCCGTTTTGACA
This genomic window from Caldalkalibacillus thermarum contains:
- a CDS encoding ribbon-helix-helix protein, CopG family codes for the protein MSLKITFRLTDEDAELVALFKNVRSSGRSEMIRRMLKFAYRKAVEEDKINQQLERLEQVLSDINGRLLDVEKKLAEGVVVSQIQHQQEQEMKRQTSVRESAEALLQSFGMDLD
- a CDS encoding ParM/StbA family protein codes for the protein MTIVSVDLGYGYVKAVSTSGKKVLFPSLVGAGHDRSLAGLFGSQGQDISECHVRVNGQEFFLGELAKKESKNSVRIFEQDRYRHEHTKLMMNAAIQLVTPPEQQVVRLVTGLPLDFYKQQAKEVKRTLEGVYPELEWVSGPLGRATRRISVEQCIVFPQGAGAVMSALYSDQLAPNYPQLVEEGAKVGLIDIGFRTTDFIVVEIQKNGSFKPKPELSGTIDVQGVVNLHRDILRAFKQKTGGSDLSEEYIDRIIRTGMIRYRGQPVRFDDTIESSLVHTSTKIADGVKESWNNVLDLLDMIFVAGGGGELYFPYLKKMLSNQLELVPDSQFANALGYLKLGRAIWQTEKRENAM
- a CDS encoding DUF6710 family protein, whose product is MLNKILEWNRQNTDLPEKHKLPYPGFEYLRVFDLLESWMEKGSKEDKIALIDFVLDVLREDVKTDLLTTIMYGGKHFSDVSSEHLFPSRFQNRQGVWVKSYMENKKNIIWLKKIDPLDDCVWVMPRRWQKLKDRFVSLFERNKDNCKAYFYTHINVCQIHAVNVGTVSKKGSIIAQVCDLSRLFDHVYTDGDVWYNAHNNEKLGDVFDFRLAIMYELARQKHQLTRGYVS